In Phaeobacter porticola, one DNA window encodes the following:
- a CDS encoding SPOR domain-containing protein, with the protein MAYFTQAGHGQSYSNGGDRSADSATETQRNQQPYAQQNPAQQPQYGFGQTEQAHAQSAGGYFAQPVATPAAYGAQAHAQPGYQGHGPSTYGDPAQDAYSGPGTEQGHRYDDYGFTPEPAGVGQAGLGKAFSVLGAAASLALVAGIGLWGYQLIARDVSGVPVVRAVEGPLRVQPESPGGLPADHQGLAVNAVAANGNVERPADRLTLAPEDVTLTEDDQPMQANLQTDTTASTSIISGTTDLSVDAVAAYQGGEIDALVAELTDGVTPLGQDALNGAEQLSASAAVSAPAIVQPEPLQPVIVAAATPAPNAALRNAPGVRVSLRPSARPARFSPTRASAVVPAAKTTQDVAADSLPAGTRLAQLGAYESAEVARAEWDRIHGRFADYLEGKKRVIQKAESGGRTFYRLRAMGFADLSDARRFCSALVAGNADCIPVTTR; encoded by the coding sequence ATGGCGTATTTTACGCAGGCAGGTCACGGCCAGTCGTATTCCAATGGGGGAGACCGTTCAGCGGACTCCGCCACTGAAACACAGCGAAACCAGCAGCCCTATGCTCAGCAAAACCCTGCGCAGCAGCCCCAATATGGGTTTGGCCAGACAGAACAGGCCCATGCCCAATCCGCAGGTGGCTATTTCGCACAGCCCGTTGCGACACCTGCTGCCTATGGCGCGCAGGCCCATGCGCAACCGGGGTATCAGGGGCATGGACCATCGACCTATGGCGATCCTGCACAGGATGCCTACAGCGGTCCCGGCACCGAACAGGGTCACCGATACGATGATTATGGGTTCACCCCCGAACCCGCAGGCGTAGGCCAAGCGGGCCTCGGCAAGGCGTTTAGCGTGCTTGGCGCTGCCGCGTCGCTGGCGTTGGTTGCCGGCATCGGTCTTTGGGGCTATCAGCTGATTGCCCGCGATGTCAGCGGTGTGCCGGTCGTGCGCGCCGTCGAAGGCCCGTTGCGCGTGCAACCCGAGAGCCCCGGCGGCCTGCCTGCCGACCATCAGGGGCTTGCGGTCAATGCGGTCGCCGCCAATGGCAATGTCGAACGTCCCGCCGACCGATTGACGCTGGCGCCCGAGGATGTGACGCTGACCGAAGACGACCAGCCAATGCAGGCCAACCTGCAAACCGACACTACGGCCAGTACCAGCATCATCTCCGGCACGACGGATCTCTCTGTCGATGCGGTGGCGGCCTATCAGGGCGGCGAAATTGATGCGCTGGTGGCTGAGCTGACCGATGGCGTCACGCCTTTGGGGCAGGACGCACTGAACGGCGCCGAACAGCTCTCGGCCTCAGCTGCGGTCTCCGCACCAGCCATTGTCCAACCTGAACCGTTGCAACCCGTCATCGTCGCCGCTGCGACACCGGCCCCAAATGCCGCGTTGCGCAACGCCCCCGGCGTGCGGGTCTCGCTGCGCCCCTCCGCCCGGCCTGCACGATTCTCTCCGACCCGCGCATCCGCCGTCGTCCCTGCGGCCAAGACCACCCAGGACGTTGCCGCCGATAGTCTGCCTGCGGGCACCCGTCTGGCCCAGCTTGGTGCCTACGAGAGCGCCGAGGTTGCGCGCGCCGAATGGGATCGTATCCATGGCCGCTTTGCCGACTATCTGGAAGGCAAGAAACGCGTGATCCAAAAGGCGGAAAGCGGCGGCCGCACCTTCTACCGTCTGCGCGCGATGGGTTTTGCGGATCTCTCAGATGCGCGCCGGTTCTGCTCGGCGCTGGTTGCGGGCAATGCTGACTGTATTCCGGTCACCACCCGCTAA
- the nagZ gene encoding beta-N-acetylhexosaminidase, giving the protein MRYGATILDAEGLRLSAEEKTFFAEANPFGFILFARNIESADQTRALCDDLRAAVGRDCLITIDQEGGRVQRLRPPLARQWRPALDHATAAGQGANRAMYLRARLIADELRGLGIDSNCAPLADVAGPDTHAFLQNRCYGTDLTTVVTRARATAEGLLDGGVVPVVKHIPGHGRASLDSHKDLPRITAPLADLAGEDFAAFAALNHLPMGMTAHLVYDALDTQPATLSARVMQMIRSDIGFDGLIMSDDISMKALSGTPQDIARDTLAAGCDVVLFCNAPLDERRAVAAVAGEMTDAAQARAERAEAARRNPAPLDIPAAEAELSALMGGQVYG; this is encoded by the coding sequence ATGCGTTACGGAGCCACAATTCTAGATGCCGAAGGCCTGCGTCTCAGCGCTGAGGAAAAGACGTTCTTTGCCGAGGCCAACCCGTTTGGCTTTATCCTGTTTGCCCGCAATATCGAGAGCGCTGATCAGACCCGCGCGCTGTGTGACGATCTACGCGCGGCGGTGGGACGTGACTGTCTGATCACCATCGACCAGGAGGGCGGCCGCGTGCAGCGCCTGCGTCCGCCGCTGGCGCGCCAATGGCGGCCTGCGCTGGATCACGCAACAGCGGCAGGACAGGGCGCAAACCGCGCCATGTATCTACGCGCACGGCTGATTGCGGATGAATTGCGCGGACTTGGCATCGACAGCAACTGTGCGCCGCTGGCAGATGTGGCGGGCCCTGACACCCACGCGTTTCTGCAAAATCGCTGCTATGGCACCGACCTGACCACCGTGGTCACCCGCGCCCGCGCCACGGCTGAAGGGTTGCTGGATGGCGGCGTGGTGCCGGTGGTGAAACACATCCCCGGTCATGGTCGCGCCAGCCTTGACAGTCATAAGGATCTGCCCCGCATCACCGCGCCGTTGGCCGATCTGGCAGGCGAAGACTTCGCCGCGTTTGCTGCGTTGAACCACCTGCCCATGGGCATGACCGCGCATCTCGTTTACGACGCGCTGGATACGCAACCCGCCACGCTGTCAGCCCGTGTGATGCAGATGATCCGCTCGGATATCGGCTTTGATGGTTTGATCATGAGCGATGACATCTCAATGAAGGCCCTGTCTGGCACGCCGCAGGACATTGCCCGTGACACCCTGGCGGCTGGCTGTGATGTGGTCCTGTTCTGCAACGCCCCGCTGGATGAACGTCGCGCCGTGGCCGCGGTCGCAGGCGAGATGACCGACGCCGCACAGGCGCGCGCGGAGCGCGCCGAGGCCGCGCGCCGCAATCCCGCTCCGCTTGACATACCCGCGGCCGAGGCCGAACTATCGGCCCTCATGGGCGGACAGGTATATGGCTGA
- a CDS encoding segregation and condensation protein A: MADTLFDEDATSVEDRLAAEALIVDVDGYEGPLDVLLSLSRTQKVDLRRISVLELARQYLSFVEKAHELRIELAADYLVMAAWLAYLKSRLLLPPDPTDEGPTGEELAAHLAFQLERLQAMRDSAARLMARDQLGRNFFARGQSEDMTRIRTVTYSANLLDLMQAYARIRTRDDFRPFVLDREAIFTMEEALDRMRHLIGYTGSWTDMLTYLPDGWHSDPMKRRSATASTFAASLQLVKEGQLELRQSESYAPIQLRIRDKDT, translated from the coding sequence ATGGCTGACACTCTTTTTGACGAGGACGCCACCAGCGTCGAGGACCGGCTTGCGGCCGAAGCCCTGATTGTTGACGTTGACGGCTACGAGGGGCCGCTCGACGTGCTGCTGTCATTGTCGCGCACGCAAAAGGTCGATCTGCGCCGCATTTCGGTGCTGGAACTGGCCCGTCAATATCTGAGTTTCGTGGAAAAGGCGCATGAGCTGCGCATCGAACTGGCTGCCGATTATCTGGTGATGGCGGCCTGGCTCGCCTATCTGAAATCCCGTCTCCTGCTGCCGCCCGATCCGACCGACGAAGGCCCCACGGGCGAGGAACTGGCCGCGCATCTGGCGTTTCAGCTGGAGCGCCTTCAGGCCATGCGCGACAGCGCCGCGCGACTCATGGCGCGGGATCAGCTGGGCCGCAATTTCTTTGCTCGGGGTCAGAGCGAGGATATGACCCGCATCCGCACCGTCACCTATTCGGCCAATCTGCTGGACCTTATGCAGGCCTATGCCCGCATCCGCACCCGCGATGATTTCCGCCCCTTCGTGCTGGACCGCGAGGCGATCTTTACGATGGAAGAGGCGTTGGACCGGATGCGTCACCTGATCGGCTATACCGGCAGCTGGACCGATATGCTGACCTATCTGCCAGATGGCTGGCATTCTGACCCGATGAAACGCCGCTCTGCCACGGCCTCCACCTTTGCCGCCTCGCTGCAATTGGTGAAAGAAGGCCAGCTGGAGCTGCGACAGAGCGAAAGCTATGCGCCCATTCAGCTGCGCATTCGTGACAAGGACACCTGA
- the scpB gene encoding SMC-Scp complex subunit ScpB: MDDHSQAPGDISGHASATDTDSLFDAPPMAEQERMVEAVLFASTEPVTVRDLEARMPHGCEPGTALELLRRRYHGRGVQIVRIGDAWALRTASDLGFLMQKETVETRKLSRAAIETLAIIAYHQPVTRAEIEEVRGVSVSRGTIDQLLEMDWIRLGRRKMTPGRPVTFVVTPVFLDHFGLESARDLPGLKELRAAGLLENRPPPGNLPMGGRGDGDEVEEQPELFED, translated from the coding sequence ATGGACGACCACAGCCAGGCCCCCGGCGATATCTCCGGCCACGCCTCAGCCACCGATACCGACAGCCTGTTTGACGCGCCGCCTATGGCCGAGCAGGAACGCATGGTCGAGGCGGTGCTGTTTGCCAGCACCGAACCCGTGACCGTGCGCGACCTTGAGGCACGGATGCCGCATGGCTGTGAACCCGGCACCGCGCTCGAGCTTTTGCGAAGACGTTATCATGGACGCGGCGTGCAGATTGTGCGCATCGGTGATGCCTGGGCGCTGCGTACCGCCTCTGACCTTGGCTTTCTGATGCAGAAGGAAACGGTCGAGACCCGCAAACTGTCGCGCGCGGCGATCGAAACCCTAGCAATTATTGCTTACCATCAGCCGGTCACCCGTGCCGAAATCGAAGAGGTGCGCGGCGTGTCTGTGTCACGCGGCACCATTGACCAGCTGCTGGAAATGGACTGGATCCGGCTGGGCCGCCGCAAGATGACACCTGGCCGCCCAGTGACCTTTGTGGTGACGCCTGTGTTCCTTGATCACTTTGGTCTGGAAAGCGCCCGTGATCTGCCCGGCCTCAAGGAGCTGCGCGCCGCTGGCCTGTTGGAAAACCGCCCCCCTCCCGGCAACCTGCCCATGGGGGGACGTGGCGACGGCGACGAGGTCGAGGAGCAGCCGGAACTGTTCGAGGACTGA
- a CDS encoding 2'-deoxycytidine 5'-triphosphate deaminase → MTATQATPSALAQGVLADRQIRQMITEGAIAASSPILNDQIQPASLDLRLSDCAYRVRASFLPGLGRTVAERLEDLTMHRVALTGGAVLEKGCVYVVPLMERICLPQGMTAAASAKSSIGRLDVMTRVITDQGVEFDRVPDGYDGPLYAEICPQSFSVVVQPGQLLTQIIFRQGRTFLSDADLRAVHEATPIVSGDPVISDGLGFSVDLRPAHSDLVGYRAKHHTGVVDLSKLGHYDPAEYWEEVRTTKGQIILDPGAFYILVSREAIAIPPQYAAEMAPYLAMVGEFRVHYAGFFDPGFGYAAAGGAGSRGVLEVRCHDAPFVLEHGQVVGRLVYEQMSEVPEQLYGADIASNYQGQGLKLSKHFKPATKP, encoded by the coding sequence ATGACAGCCACGCAAGCGACACCAAGCGCACTGGCGCAGGGCGTTCTGGCGGATCGACAGATCCGGCAGATGATCACCGAAGGCGCGATTGCGGCCTCGTCTCCGATCCTGAATGACCAGATCCAACCGGCCAGTCTTGATCTGCGGCTGAGCGATTGCGCCTATCGCGTTCGCGCATCGTTTCTACCCGGACTGGGGCGCACGGTGGCAGAACGGCTGGAGGATCTGACCATGCACCGGGTCGCGCTGACTGGCGGTGCCGTGCTGGAAAAAGGCTGTGTCTATGTGGTGCCGCTGATGGAGCGCATTTGCCTGCCCCAGGGGATGACCGCAGCTGCCAGTGCCAAATCCTCGATCGGGCGACTGGATGTGATGACGCGGGTGATCACCGATCAGGGCGTGGAATTCGACCGCGTGCCCGATGGCTATGACGGGCCGCTCTACGCGGAAATCTGCCCGCAGAGCTTCTCTGTTGTGGTTCAGCCGGGGCAGTTGCTGACGCAGATCATCTTTCGGCAGGGGCGCACATTCCTGAGTGATGCCGACCTGCGCGCCGTCCATGAGGCGACGCCGATTGTATCGGGGGATCCGGTGATCTCGGACGGGCTGGGCTTCTCTGTCGATCTGCGGCCCGCGCATAGCGATCTGGTGGGATATCGCGCCAAGCACCACACCGGCGTCGTCGATCTGTCCAAGCTGGGCCATTATGATCCGGCTGAATATTGGGAAGAGGTGCGCACCACCAAGGGGCAGATCATTCTGGATCCCGGCGCGTTCTACATTCTGGTGAGCCGTGAGGCGATTGCCATTCCGCCGCAGTATGCTGCCGAGATGGCGCCCTATCTGGCGATGGTGGGCGAATTCCGGGTGCATTACGCGGGCTTTTTCGACCCCGGATTTGGCTATGCTGCTGCTGGTGGTGCCGGATCGCGCGGTGTACTGGAAGTGCGCTGCCATGATGCGCCGTTTGTGCTGGAGCACGGGCAGGTCGTCGGGCGGCTGGTCTACGAGCAGATGTCAGAGGTGCCAGAGCAGCTGTATGGCGCGGATATCGCGTCAAATTACCAAGGTCAGGGGCTGAAGCTGTCAAAGCATTTCAAACCCGCAACGAAACCCTGA
- a CDS encoding MerR family transcriptional regulator: MSKSPDAFRTISEVAEWLGIQAHVLRFWESKFTQIKPVKRAGGRRYYRPADVDLLGSIKVLLHEKGLSIKDVQALLREHGPAHVAAMGGEQSVEDGAGDTATDTVGPATGEIIDAEASPFEAEETATAEEVAAPDALGSQAPRSDPPATAPDVHVGATPAQPAAPTVAPPGTAAAPPVAPPIAATAAADQGVIAPGHPAVSPITDGSQTPVSPSTAAAPATMPTVDGAEDEIVTAAASQGDQPAITPDPTMSASTASAGASAPTGSAPAAAAHPAAPGVPAEPMPASPVPASPVPAAPVSAAPATTGLPTDAPVAPAQIPDNAAPLSPAAMPNAAGDSAASGEVFSPVAPAPAVPVAADVTPPEAAPTETTSLDPIDAAVADTGSLHPPAMMPSETAIPTPAQTSDVAMPPVGEAGQADFADLPPAAAPLSEPQPLADAAPSGAPLDPLDLPASPSAENQPKANPQPDFAQDTTKAAAHPVEATAPETVPATETITETATPDHAATNADMVADTPEQADLWTDVPEARTETASDGLGEQDADAAVAPVVPVDSGPELVDSAAPAELPQEITTEPAIENTAPQDSPWSDSTDAPARALSRDETALPAEDATGSAAESAPELPATDPAALPDVEPALGDDATPQPETIPDVPVFDQDDSPVPVAEVLDADPALPDVAAASTEPSETISETPVELLAEGMPEQPEAATEDVRADDIIADQAIADQPPLDEPLSEFIAAAPADTLPDDNEAPTPDAEPISFVDAAVDPVAPVELSGEPPLEPQVLASATDPVAPTLNMAPTLDTAEISAPIEKADHDTLARPEGVAADDLAPDLPADLPDLAEPSPVDVASPVAPELDPLDTPLDESFVSDAVLNATAVDNALLDAPLQDDMPLHAPELASLDQETAAPDGTEAEDLAVPEAFADNTEPHDSLENLEPVTAPEAPAMVEPAQTDIELAPAEPEMAEAPAPLPVPLVIDAPDTPAEPVQHSARVLAQLAAVSILPADHMAQARACAEALRAHRGTT; this comes from the coding sequence ATGTCAAAATCACCAGACGCCTTCCGCACCATCAGCGAAGTTGCGGAGTGGCTGGGGATCCAGGCGCATGTCTTGCGTTTCTGGGAAAGCAAATTCACCCAGATAAAACCGGTCAAACGCGCAGGCGGACGCCGGTACTATCGGCCTGCCGATGTCGATTTGCTCGGCAGCATCAAGGTGTTGCTGCACGAAAAAGGGCTGTCCATAAAAGATGTGCAGGCGCTGTTGCGCGAACATGGGCCTGCCCATGTTGCCGCCATGGGGGGCGAGCAATCTGTCGAGGACGGTGCCGGTGACACCGCGACCGACACTGTCGGCCCAGCCACCGGTGAGATTATCGACGCTGAGGCCAGCCCTTTCGAAGCTGAGGAGACGGCCACCGCAGAGGAGGTCGCAGCCCCCGACGCGCTTGGCTCCCAAGCGCCGAGGTCTGACCCACCTGCGACCGCCCCCGACGTGCATGTCGGGGCAACGCCAGCCCAACCAGCTGCACCCACAGTTGCGCCACCGGGCACAGCTGCGGCCCCACCCGTGGCCCCCCCGATCGCGGCGACCGCAGCGGCGGATCAGGGCGTGATCGCGCCTGGACACCCAGCAGTCAGCCCGATCACTGACGGGTCGCAGACGCCGGTTTCCCCCTCGACGGCTGCCGCGCCTGCGACGATGCCAACGGTGGACGGTGCTGAAGACGAAATTGTGACAGCCGCGGCATCGCAGGGTGACCAGCCAGCGATCACGCCAGATCCAACTATGTCTGCCAGCACCGCAAGTGCTGGCGCATCCGCGCCGACAGGTTCGGCCCCCGCCGCAGCGGCCCATCCTGCCGCTCCCGGCGTGCCTGCCGAACCGATGCCCGCATCCCCTGTGCCCGCATCCCCTGTACCAGCGGCTCCTGTGTCTGCGGCTCCAGCGACCACTGGTTTGCCCACGGACGCGCCGGTCGCACCGGCGCAAATTCCCGACAATGCTGCGCCCTTGTCCCCGGCTGCGATGCCCAACGCCGCCGGTGATTCTGCCGCGTCTGGTGAGGTATTTTCCCCTGTGGCCCCTGCCCCGGCTGTGCCGGTGGCCGCGGATGTTACGCCGCCTGAGGCGGCCCCCACTGAGACCACATCACTTGATCCAATTGACGCCGCAGTGGCGGACACTGGATCCCTGCACCCGCCTGCCATGATGCCGTCCGAAACGGCCATCCCGACGCCTGCCCAGACCTCAGACGTCGCAATGCCCCCAGTCGGCGAAGCTGGTCAGGCCGACTTTGCAGATCTGCCGCCTGCCGCCGCACCGCTGAGTGAGCCACAACCTTTGGCGGACGCCGCACCATCCGGTGCGCCCTTAGATCCGCTTGATCTGCCCGCATCGCCATCTGCCGAGAACCAGCCGAAGGCCAACCCGCAGCCTGATTTCGCGCAGGATACAACCAAGGCCGCCGCCCACCCGGTGGAGGCAACCGCGCCTGAAACTGTGCCTGCCACGGAGACTATCACGGAGACTGCCACCCCGGATCATGCCGCGACCAATGCGGACATGGTTGCAGATACACCCGAGCAGGCCGATCTTTGGACAGATGTGCCTGAGGCGCGGACCGAGACTGCATCTGACGGCCTGGGTGAGCAGGACGCAGACGCTGCGGTCGCGCCTGTGGTGCCGGTCGATAGCGGGCCTGAGCTTGTCGATAGCGCAGCGCCTGCTGAACTACCGCAAGAGATCACTACCGAGCCAGCGATCGAAAACACCGCGCCGCAAGATTCGCCCTGGAGCGACAGCACCGATGCGCCGGCCCGTGCCCTGTCGCGGGACGAAACCGCCCTGCCGGCTGAGGATGCCACCGGTTCAGCTGCCGAATCTGCGCCTGAGCTGCCCGCAACTGATCCTGCTGCGCTGCCAGATGTGGAACCGGCGCTTGGTGACGATGCGACGCCACAACCAGAGACGATACCGGATGTGCCGGTGTTTGATCAAGACGACAGCCCCGTTCCCGTGGCCGAGGTATTGGACGCCGATCCAGCCCTGCCGGATGTAGCAGCAGCATCCACAGAGCCGTCCGAAACCATATCGGAAACCCCGGTTGAGCTGCTTGCTGAGGGTATGCCAGAGCAGCCTGAAGCAGCGACCGAGGATGTTCGGGCAGACGACATAATCGCCGATCAGGCCATTGCAGATCAGCCCCCCCTGGATGAGCCATTAAGCGAGTTTATCGCAGCTGCGCCTGCGGACACTCTGCCTGACGACAACGAAGCTCCAACCCCAGACGCTGAGCCAATCAGCTTTGTTGATGCCGCAGTGGATCCTGTTGCACCTGTTGAGCTGTCAGGTGAACCACCTCTTGAACCGCAGGTTCTGGCATCTGCGACGGATCCTGTGGCCCCGACATTGAACATGGCCCCGACCTTGGACACGGCGGAAATTTCGGCCCCGATAGAAAAGGCCGACCACGATACACTTGCACGGCCTGAAGGCGTCGCCGCGGATGATTTGGCCCCCGACCTGCCAGCGGACCTGCCTGATCTCGCGGAGCCAAGCCCGGTGGATGTGGCATCGCCAGTCGCGCCAGAACTGGATCCGCTCGACACGCCACTGGACGAGAGTTTCGTCAGCGATGCGGTTCTGAATGCGACTGCGGTGGACAATGCATTGCTGGACGCGCCACTTCAGGACGACATGCCGCTGCACGCGCCTGAGCTGGCATCGCTGGATCAAGAGACCGCTGCGCCGGACGGTACCGAGGCCGAGGATCTGGCCGTTCCAGAGGCCTTTGCAGACAATACGGAGCCGCACGACAGCCTCGAAAATCTGGAGCCTGTAACCGCACCAGAAGCACCAGCAATGGTCGAGCCCGCACAGACCGATATTGAGCTGGCCCCGGCCGAGCCGGAGATGGCAGAGGCGCCTGCCCCGCTCCCGGTGCCATTGGTGATTGACGCGCCTGACACACCTGCCGAACCTGTGCAACACAGCGCGAGGGTGCTGGCGCAGCTGGCGGCGGTATCCATCCTGCCTGCGGATCACATGGCGCAGGCACGGGCCTGTGCCGAGGCGCTGCGGGCGCATCGCGGTACGACCTAG
- the ihfA gene encoding integration host factor subunit alpha, with protein sequence MSEKTLTRMDLSEAVFREVGLSRNESAQLVESMLQHMSDALVRGEQVKISSFGTFSVRDKSARVGRNPKTGEEVPIQPRRVLTFRPSHLMKDRVADGNRK encoded by the coding sequence ATGAGCGAAAAAACACTAACACGAATGGATTTGAGTGAAGCAGTCTTCCGCGAAGTCGGGCTGTCGCGCAACGAAAGCGCGCAGCTGGTGGAAAGCATGCTTCAGCATATGTCTGACGCCCTGGTCCGTGGCGAACAGGTCAAAATTTCTTCCTTTGGGACGTTCAGCGTGCGCGATAAATCTGCCCGCGTCGGACGCAATCCAAAGACCGGCGAAGAGGTGCCCATTCAGCCTCGTCGCGTTTTGACCTTTCGACCATCGCATTTGATGAAGGACCGGGTGGCCGACGGGAACCGTAAATAA
- a CDS encoding beta-ketoacyl-ACP synthase III, translating into MTRRAVIVGAGHYLPERVVENAEFEATLDTSDEWIRSRSGIERRHFAGDGETTSTMATWAAQKALADAGLSADDIDAIVVATSTADFTFPSAATMVQAQLGMTSGFAFDVQAVCAGFVYALSNANALLASGQATRVLVIGAETFSKIMDWTDRSTCVLFGDGAGALVLEAQDSTGTSDDRGILATDLNSDGRYKDLLYVDGGVSTQNTGHLRMQGNQVFRHAVEKLASTATTALERAGLTAADVDWIVPHQANIRIIQGTAKKMGLPMEKVVVTVQDHGNTSAASIPLALSVGKARGQIKQGDLVVTEAIGGGLAWGAVVLRW; encoded by the coding sequence ATGACGCGACGCGCAGTAATTGTCGGGGCCGGGCATTATCTCCCAGAACGCGTTGTCGAGAACGCAGAATTTGAAGCCACACTAGACACGTCAGACGAATGGATTCGCAGCCGCTCCGGGATTGAGCGCCGTCATTTCGCAGGCGACGGCGAAACCACGTCCACCATGGCCACCTGGGCTGCGCAAAAGGCGCTGGCTGATGCGGGCCTCAGCGCCGATGATATCGACGCCATTGTGGTGGCGACCTCGACGGCCGATTTCACCTTTCCTTCTGCTGCCACCATGGTGCAGGCACAGCTGGGCATGACCAGCGGCTTTGCCTTTGACGTTCAAGCGGTCTGTGCGGGCTTTGTCTACGCACTGAGCAACGCCAATGCGCTGCTGGCCTCGGGGCAGGCCACCCGGGTTCTGGTGATCGGCGCCGAGACCTTTAGCAAGATCATGGATTGGACCGACCGGTCGACCTGTGTGCTGTTTGGAGATGGGGCCGGTGCACTGGTACTAGAAGCCCAAGACAGCACAGGCACCAGCGATGATCGCGGCATTCTGGCAACCGACCTGAATTCAGACGGCCGCTACAAGGATCTGCTTTATGTCGATGGTGGTGTGTCGACCCAGAACACTGGCCATCTGCGGATGCAGGGCAATCAGGTGTTCCGCCATGCTGTCGAGAAACTGGCCTCCACCGCCACTACCGCGCTGGAACGTGCCGGATTGACAGCCGCCGACGTGGACTGGATCGTGCCACATCAGGCCAATATCCGCATCATTCAGGGCACTGCCAAGAAGATGGGCCTGCCAATGGAGAAGGTCGTGGTGACAGTACAGGATCACGGCAATACCTCCGCCGCATCGATCCCACTGGCGCTTTCGGTGGGCAAAGCCCGTGGTCAGATCAAACAGGGCGATCTGGTGGTCACAGAGGCGATTGGCGGCGGTTTGGCCTGGGGGGCTGTGGTACTGCGCTGGTAG
- the plsX gene encoding phosphate acyltransferase PlsX, whose product MTGKPDHIQKNAGRIVISVDAMGGDAGPAVVVAGIAMSADKNPDLGFILHGPEDQLKPLVAKKRILNGRVEFRDARDVVTMEDKPSQVMRNGKGTSMWSALDSVKQGEAAGAVSCGNTGALMALSMLRLRKLPGVNRPAIAILWPSRNPQGFNVMLDVGADVRADAQDLLQYALMGTSYVRNSMDIPRPRVGLLNVGTEEHKGHADLKEAYGLISDHSETGGFDFVGFVEGSDIPGDTADVIVTDGFTGNVAIKTGEGTASLMRITLREAFEYSFLSKIAALLAMTSLKRLSKRLDPRRVNGGVFLGLNGTVVKSHGGADATGVSAAVKLAFRLAQQGFAEKLAARVASSVALTQDKPAQMDETSPDQAPTKKD is encoded by the coding sequence ATGACGGGTAAACCCGATCACATACAGAAGAATGCCGGCCGCATAGTTATTTCGGTTGACGCCATGGGCGGAGATGCCGGCCCCGCAGTTGTGGTGGCCGGCATCGCCATGTCCGCAGATAAGAACCCCGATCTTGGGTTTATTCTGCATGGCCCCGAGGACCAGCTAAAGCCACTGGTGGCTAAGAAACGCATCCTGAACGGACGCGTGGAATTCCGCGACGCGCGGGACGTGGTCACCATGGAGGACAAACCCAGCCAGGTCATGCGAAATGGCAAAGGCACCTCCATGTGGTCGGCGCTCGATTCGGTCAAACAGGGCGAAGCCGCCGGGGCCGTGTCCTGCGGCAACACTGGCGCGCTGATGGCGCTGTCGATGTTGCGCCTGCGCAAACTGCCAGGTGTGAACCGTCCGGCAATTGCGATTCTCTGGCCCTCACGCAATCCGCAGGGGTTCAACGTGATGCTGGACGTCGGCGCTGATGTCCGCGCCGATGCGCAGGACCTGCTGCAATACGCGCTGATGGGCACCTCTTATGTGCGCAATTCGATGGACATACCCCGCCCCCGCGTGGGCCTGCTGAATGTCGGCACCGAGGAACACAAAGGCCACGCTGATCTGAAAGAGGCTTACGGGCTGATCTCGGATCATTCCGAAACCGGGGGGTTTGACTTCGTCGGTTTTGTCGAAGGCAGCGATATCCCCGGCGACACCGCCGATGTGATCGTCACCGACGGGTTCACCGGCAATGTCGCCATTAAAACCGGCGAAGGCACCGCCAGCCTGATGCGTATCACCCTGCGCGAAGCGTTTGAATATTCCTTCCTGTCCAAGATTGCCGCGCTGTTGGCGATGACCTCGCTGAAGCGGCTCTCAAAGCGGCTGGATCCGCGCCGTGTGAATGGTGGTGTATTTCTTGGCCTGAATGGCACCGTGGTGAAATCCCACGGCGGCGCGGATGCCACCGGTGTCTCGGCAGCGGTCAAGCTGGCGTTCCGGCTGGCCCAGCAGGGGTTTGCAGAAAAACTCGCGGCACGGGTTGCATCCTCTGTGGCGCTTACCCAAGATAAACCAGCGCAAATGGACGAGACATCACCGGACCAGGCGCCCACCAAAAAAGACTAA
- the rpmF gene encoding 50S ribosomal protein L32 translates to MAVQQNKVSKSRRNNRRAHDALVAANPNECGNCGELKRPHHVCPSCGHYDEKEIVAAANEIDMDEDAA, encoded by the coding sequence ATGGCTGTCCAACAGAACAAAGTATCCAAGTCGCGTCGCAACAACCGCCGCGCGCACGATGCACTGGTTGCTGCAAACCCGAACGAATGCGGCAACTGCGGCGAACTGAAGCGCCCACACCACGTATGCCCCTCCTGCGGCCACTACGACGAAAAAGAAATCGTCGCAGCAGCCAACGAGATCGACATGGACGAAGACGCGGCCTAA